AAAAcccaatcggaaaacattgaaaaatgtgtgatgaaatttacagataatgtgtcaaataccatacaattttgataattcaaaaattgtaattgtaaatgtttttttttatacagatgACGGTagccttttttgtaaaattatatgagaCCTGCAGAGccgaaggggtataagtgcaaaaattatcgattttgagATAATAATACCAAATGATTCTCcaagttgaattttttaaatttttaaaataatattcgcatatttttacgttcgaaagaaaatgtttcaaaatgtttgaaaaatgtgtggaaaatggccaaacacaactattttaaagcgtgttttctcgaatttagtttttatacatttttacccCTTCGGCTTATATCACTTCAAAGAGATTTTCAGATTTgggttttgaatttattaacagtagattcaaatatatttttccaaatgatacTCCCAGACCATGAAAACCGAAAACCGAGTTCTCAGAACATGGGctacatgtggcccgcgggtcATGGTTTGGTCACCCATGACATAGATGATAAGCTAACTCAAATTGGGTAACGGACATATTTTCGATCAGAGGTTTTATTTTGCACCACCTTGTCTAACTCTCTTATGAAGCCActaatcttaaaaatttctagaaaatacAGTTGAAGCCCGGACACTTAATATATTGCACTAGGACAAGGAGGTCCAAAATAAGCCCCCTGATAAAAAATAAGTCCGATAGTTAACAataaggaatctcttcgaggaaacatcaagtttcattgagatcctatatgtgtgtttgtattcattgaaaaaaaaaaaggaattttatttatttttatttaccactaaaaaatttaaaattgtgtagaatttattttttctaaattctataATAAAATCAACGGTAGAATTTCTTCACCTTACCTTTATAAAAAGCTGATTTATAGAAGACATTAAATTGCGTCGAACTTCGTTATCTGCTTATATTGAAAGATCTCAACTCTCATCGATTTTTCTTCaaccgcatttttttttcattttacttttttacagaTCACAAATCGTTCTGCAGGTTTGAAATGATCACAAGGATTTTACTGCTGCTTAAGAAAATTAACGTttattaaaaccaaaattttacttACTCGACTAGCTTGTTGAACAACGGCTCCTTCCTCACGAAGTTTAGGAAAAACTGCCGGATCAACGAACTGATCCGGGAAAAGTGACACAATCGAGGGAATGTTAACGTCTTTGGTATCCGGTCGATGCTGAACCGCCACAGCCAATCCGTACTGAAATAGGACCGGATTCAGCCGATCACGACAGTAGGTTGCGACACTCATCAGCGATGCCACATCCGGTTGGTTGATAAAAAGGGTGATCAAAGCCGCAGCTGCATCCCGATGTTTTGGGACAAACAGGGAAAATCCTCCCCGACGATCGATCCCGTTGGCAAAAGATAGATCCGGTGGGGCAACGTTCTTGATCGGGATGCGTTGCTCGGCATCGTTCGAGAATCGGGTAGTGATTTCCGCTCCGATTGGCCGATAGCGATCCGTCAGATAATCATCCGGAACATCGATGATGACTTTACCGTTGTCTTTTGGCAAGAATGTTGGCTCCAGTGGACGCTGCAGCAGTGCCAGAATGTCGTTTGCCTCTGTCATCTTTCTCGAGATTTGGGATGTCGATCACTGAACTTCACGCAACTGTAACGATGATCACGCACATCGTTGTTTTTATAGCCAAAAAAGGTTCGATAATAAAACCACAACCGCACCCGCAACTTTACTTACGCTTTTTATCAAACGCAAAGGGACAAATTTCGGATACACCAAAttaaagcaaagcaaaaattttggaaatgaaGTGACATCATTTATTTTCGCTGTTTTCGTTATCCACTTATCACTTATCGACGACTGTTAGCCCATAGCTCACTCACAGCTTCAGTCCATCGGTTAACTTCTTTCCGACTCCGGCAGCAGCATCCTTCACCTTGGCTCCAGCATCCTTAGCCTTGGCCGCAGCATCATCGGCCTTCTTGGTGGCATCCTTGGGGTCTGGCGTAGTGGCGTCCACCTTATCCGGAAGATCTGTTTTCGCCTTATCGGCAGCATCCTTGGCGGCATCCTTAGCAGCATCCTGAGCGTACACGGCACAGCACAGGCCAACAACGAGCAACACCAGAGtaagtttcattttttctgattttttgggTTAGCTACAAGCTTTAACTGAACTTAGAAGATTGATTGACTGCTTCGTAGAACTGATGCCTCATCGAAACCTGATTCACCTTTTTATAGTCGGCAAACAGAACACGCAAATCTAGAACAATTAAGTGAAATTCGTACCCCAAACGCCCTATCGGCTGGGAACGCTTATTAGAATACAATTATAGCGATACACTTGTTTCGGAGCGTAACTCATCTTGATTCGCCTCAAATAAACAAAGGGAAAATATAACTTTTcctttaccttttttttcctacacgATGATTTACAGAAATGACTAATAGCGACTCGTAAAAAGTCGATCAATAAGCCGTTTCctacagaacaacaacaaaaaacaagacTTCCACGTGATGCTTCTCAGCTCATAACTTTTGCTCCGCTTAACGTGCGTTTAGCTATACAATTTCTCCAATCGACACATGTAGCGCAAACGCAAAGCCATAGTTCTAAGTCGGTTGGCGTGATCttaactttttcaaacttaatttgCGCTGCTCTGAAACGAACAACATTAATCGCTTAGGTTACCGATTTGATCGTTATCAATACTGTGCTTTCGATGGGTGCAGCCTACAGATTTGGTTGAATAAGCTTTTACTTAATTAGTTAATGACTATCAGTCAGTTGCTTGACCCGAACGATAAAACTAACCTTTAGCTCCGGCGTTTGCGTAATGCTCACTTTTAGGGAAGTGCTCGATTAGAAGTTGTTTTCGGTTAATCAACTGTTAATCGATGTGATTATGGAGCACGAgatgttgataaattttgttatcTTTGCCAGGCTCGTTACGGCAACATTAGAGTGTTTAACGATTGAGGGATATTTTTTCAGTCTATAACGCATAAAGTTTGTTTGGCCTGGGCGAGATGGAAAAATCCTGTTCAAGCGCCATGAAGGggcaaaaattgaacaaattggaAACCGGAATTATAAACGCATGCTTACCAAATCGACGCAGAAGCGCTGTTTGAATCACTCACTCGACATGGAAACATCAAACACCACACTGCCGGAAATGTCTTCTCCAAAACGTGTTGCTGGGTTcagagaaatgtaaaaaaatcgatattgtTCCTATTTGTTCCTGTATAAAATCATTATTAtaatgattcaaataaaaatatattacaCGATTCGTTAGATTCTTTGTATACATATaaccgaaataaaaacaatcgtCACTTCTTAAGAGTTCTGCAACTTAAAATCAGAGGCTTAAACGATCCAGATAAGTTGGattctttaaaaatgttgttaGAAGAATTCCCTGCGTCTATCGATATCTTAGTTCTTGGTGAGACATggttgaaaatggaaaaaaaaaatacctggcCACTGTTGATGGATATCGCAGCTTCCTTTCCTGTCGTCCAGATTCTAGCAGTGGTGGACTTGCTGTTCTTGTCAAAGAGTCCCTTAATGTCtcagaaatcgaaaatttacatATTGATGGCTTTCACTATATACACATACGTCTCGAACCAGGTTGCTCGTCAATTGACGTCCATGCAGATTACCGACCTCCTTCTCAAAATGTACAGTTTTTCCTCGACAAACTTGATTCCGTATTTGCATCTTTGAAGTCaaattcccattttttgctgATAGGTGACATGAACATTCCAGTCAATAAAACAAATTGCCCCGTAGTCAACCAATACGTAGATCTTCTAAACTGTTACGGATGTCGAGTGTCGAATACGTTTATAACCCGTCCAGCAAGCTGTAACATTCTCGATCATGTTGTTTGTCCAGATTTATTATTCGAACAAATATTAAGTGAAACAGTTTCACGCGATATTAGCGACCACAGCATGGTTTTGACCACcttgaatctaaaaaaatcCATAGTTCACCGCAAGTTGGAAAAAGTAGTGGTGCAACATGATAAATTTAACGAAGCGTTCCGTGTAGAGTTTTACAACCTTCAAGCGAACAGCCCTGCCGAAAAACTGGAAAAGCTCAGTACATTGTATGGTCAACTAAAAGAAAAATACTCAAATACGATATCTATCGAAGCCAAGGTCAAAGGATATTGTCCGTGGATGTCGCTAGACGTGTGGAATCTGAGGCGGATGAAAGAAAAAGCTCTTGAGCGTAGCAAAAAGCACCCTGCTAAcgatgaattgaaaaatactttGATGCTAGTATCGAAAAATCTCATTCGTGCCAAAGCTGCGGCAAAGAAAATGTATTACCAAAAACTATTCCAAAACTCGAATCAGATAGTTATGTGGAAAAACCTAAATCACTTGATAGGAGCGAATGAGTCGAAAAGGGAGATGATAAAGTTAGAGctaaatggaatggaaatggatttaataactatttttgtAACATTGGGGCTCAACTCGCGGCCACAATCCCAAGAAATGCCCGTAGTAATGAACATCGATTCATCGGAAGCGAAAACAGTATCTTTCTTCAACCAGCGTCAGAACAAGAAGTTATTCAGAAAATTAGCAAGCTTGATTCTTCTAAGAGTCCAGGACCAGATGGGATTCCAGCGCACTTTGTCAAAACGAATCATCATCCTTTGTTAAAGGATATTTTCAACGACTGTATACAGAACGGTGTATTCCCAGAGTTTTACCGATCTTTAAAGCAGGAAATAAAATGAACCGTAGTAACTATCGACCAATATCAATACTATCGTTTTTTAGTAAGATCCTAGAACAGCTTATAGCAGATCGTGTCACGCAATTTCTAAATCACCATAAACTACTGTATAGCTATCAATACGGATTTCGAGAAGGATCGAGTACTCAAACAGCAGCAACCGAACTAGTTGATGCCATCCACAATGCTCTGGATAATCGCAAATTTATGGGCGTGCTATTCTTGGACCTGAAAAAGGCTTTTGACACCATCGATCACTCAATTCTCCTTCAAAAACTGGATGCTCATGGAATCAGGGGTAATGCGAACTCTCTACTTGCTAGTTACCTAACTAAAAGGAAGCAATACGTCCAAGTTAATCAAGCGACAAGTGACCTAGCAGAACTTCCAGTTGGGGTTCCTCAAGGAAGCAACCTAGGGCCTCTTCTGTTTATCATCTATCTTAACGATTTGCATGAGTTAAATTTGTATGGTAAACCCAGactgtttgctgatgatacctCGTTGTCATACGAACACGCTGACGTTAGTACAATAACTTCCCAGATGTCAAAGGATTTGGAAAAGCTGAAAGCATTTTTCGACGCCAATCTTCTCTCTCTGAACCTAGATAAAACCAAATATATGATCTTCAGATCAACGAATCGCCTGTCTGCGGACCACTGTCAGTTGAAAATTGATCAAACCACGATTGAACAAGTTAAAACGTTTAAGTATCTGGGTCTTAACTTTGACGAGCGTATAAGATGGAACGTGCATGTAAATGGCCTTCGAAAAGAATTAAGTGCAATACACAGTATCATCTGGAAAATATCGAGATTCGTACCAACCAAACAGTTAACTTGTTTATACCATGCTTTTGTGCAAACCAAGTTGCAATACATGGTTTCGATTTGGGGAGCAGCAAGGAAAAGTGACATCAAACCACTCCAAGCTATGCAGAACCGTTGCCTGAAAGCTGTGTACAAACGACCCAAACTGAACTCCACCCACAGCCAATTTCGTGAAGCATCGCAGTCGATACTACTAATAGCCGCATTAAGGGAACTCCAAAGCGTCATTCAGATCCACAACAAGCTACATAATCCGCTTTTTCACCATAACCAACCAATCCAGTATTTGATGCACTGGTTTCCTACAAGATCAAGAGGGAACCTAGTACACAGAAGAGCCAATACGGAGAAGATGAAGAGATCACCCGAATATTATAGCAAATTGAAGTACAATAACCTCCCAGGATTTCTGAACTCGTTACGAATAAACTCAGCTTTAAACGCCAAGTAAAAGCCTACCTGAAAACCAACTTAATTAACTACCTAACTTAAAGTAAAccaaagcaagaaaaaatcaactgtaacCTAATTCAGCTGTAAAACAAGCTCGCAAGTACCCCCTTAACAGAGAGTAATCTCACTGGGGGCACGAACAGTCGAAATCCTCACTTCCAATATATCCGCCACTAATCGCCACCATACCGTATTTTCTCTGTATCCCCTCTCTGTCAGCCACCGCCTGCCGCAAACCGCCCCACCAACCGCCCACACCAACCGCCAACACCCGCCACCAAACCGCCTCGAACCACAACAaccaaatgaaaaattataatgtgTTAGTTAAGAAaagaaataatgttgaaatcaaatattgtaaataagaagtaatgaaaaaattatgaataaatagtgaggaggttttatgcctacGGGAGCATGATAAtgtctataaattgttttggcGCAATAATATGAGGTTCAAAGTTGGAGCATTTACGGGTATATTATTCATAAGCTTTGTATCATACATAGGAAACGGCGCCGACCATATCCTAGTAGTCAAaagatagtttggaaaagatAGATAGAGATAATGTAAGTCGCTTTATCATTATCTTTATCTATGGGAAGGGAGAAAATGAGTAACTTTGGAAGTTGGCAACCCTAAATAAAGTTGCACACTATGTCTGTTTGCCAAATTTcgtatttcatttatttgtggCACCGACCACGAAAAGCCTCCATTAtagtagtttttgaaaaatggctattatttcttcagatttgtaGATTCGATCAAAccttttaatctcaatcaatcacaaacatcttTCTACACCTAATGAAcaatgttttgaagaaattttcaaaatcacattgaaataaatgaacaatctaaaatactgtttttgaacttttatggGCCATAACTTCTATAAACCTCAAAACAACGGATTTAAACCTGTtcagtagggtgtcccaaaattgcattgtCTGGGAATCTGGGTTCTTTagcaataaaatattaaaatgaacaaaaaattaatcaaacctGAAGTCTAATAGATTATAAGACAAACAAATAATCTATGAAAGATTTAGACAAATGCCGGACTGGAAACTGAATTTCAGAATCAATAACAAACAATAAAACTTTGTAGTTACCTGAAAATATGTAAATGTATTAAAatgaatgaattatgaattaaaaaaaaatcagacatcCAGCCGAAATCTTTATTTTAGAATcgtattctaaatttttaaagctgGACCCAGATACAGTGTCTGATATTCAAATATGAACTTAACTGAAAAAGCTTCATTTGATCAAGTGGTTTTAAAGTTTGCATaatttagaattggaacaaactgTTGCTTATATTGAGTCGCTCCTGGTGTACGGAATTGGAAGCTCTTGGCACCCACGTGTTCCGGTTCGATGGGTGGCTTCTGGTGGACGATGAATCCCgtgtcaaggctgacttcgggcaATTCCCAGATCAGAAATTATACTTGGCAACGGCTCGGGGAGATGTTTCAgcccaaattaattttttttttaccgacaAATGCACAAtgcaagaaaatttttgaattggcagggcatttgcagctgtggccaataacgaaagttttcgttacaaTTAAGACAATGACGTTGGAACTATACCAAAAACAGTGTCTCCAAAatcattcgatcccacgaccatcccataatgttttggccagatttggcaagctgtcattacagcaaagtcgttcaagaaAGGTATTCAGAGAAAGTggtccagtttgttccgaaaaaccttaacccacccaactgcctcCAGTTCCGCCCTATCGAGAAATAcaatcatgaagaggagactcaaggcaaaggaaaaggttgtcaaagacatcaTTCAGATGAATACAGGGTAGAATA
This sequence is a window from Uranotaenia lowii strain MFRU-FL chromosome 3, ASM2978415v1, whole genome shotgun sequence. Protein-coding genes within it:
- the LOC129757375 gene encoding uncharacterized protein LOC129757375 — encoded protein: MKLTLVLLVVGLCCAVYAQDAAKDAAKDAADKAKTDLPDKVDATTPDPKDATKKADDAAAKAKDAGAKVKDAAAGVGKKLTDGLKL